From the genome of Nitrosomonas sp., one region includes:
- a CDS encoding RNA pyrophosphohydrolase, which yields MIDRNGYRPNVGIILLNSKNEVFWGKRIRQNSWQFPQGGIKSGESPEEAMYRELTEEVGLLPDHVKIVGRTRDWLRYEVPEKWIRREWRGNYKGQKQIWYLLRLIGRDSDVSLRKSAHPEFDAWRWNQYWVELDSVVEFKRKVYKQALTELSSLLYSNPEKVSTK from the coding sequence ATGATTGACCGCAATGGATATCGCCCTAATGTCGGTATTATTCTGCTGAATTCAAAAAATGAGGTTTTCTGGGGTAAGCGAATTAGACAGAATTCCTGGCAATTTCCGCAAGGTGGAATTAAATCAGGAGAGAGTCCTGAGGAAGCCATGTATCGGGAACTGACCGAGGAAGTTGGTTTGCTGCCTGACCATGTTAAGATTGTAGGGCGCACACGTGACTGGTTGCGTTATGAAGTCCCGGAAAAATGGATAAGGCGTGAATGGCGTGGAAACTATAAAGGACAAAAGCAAATTTGGTATTTGCTACGTTTAATAGGAAGAGACAGCGATGTGTCTTTACGTAAAAGTGCGCATCCGGAATTTGATGCATGGCGATGGAATCAATACTGGGTCGAACTAGATTCGGTCGTTGAATTTAAACGCAAAGTGTATAAACAGGCGTTGACTGAGTTATCAAGCCTGTTGTATTCGAATCCGGAAAAGGTTTCTACTAAATAA
- the pssA gene encoding CDP-diacylglycerol--serine O-phosphatidyltransferase, whose protein sequence is MSESQSEQTAAHSRLRRRGIYLLPNLFTTAALFSGFYAIIQAMNGNFEHSAIAIFVAMVLDGLDGRVARMTHTQSEFGAEYDSMSDMVSFGVAPALIMYEWALKEMGQWGWIAAFIYCACAALRLARFNVNINVIDKRFFQGLPSPAAAALIAGLVWLMLNFQIVGTDIKWLALIVTLFAGLSMVSNIPFYSGKEINLKRRVPFVTILLLVLFFFVLIPSHPPVVLFCIFAGYALSGYIIKLWRFNKNRKKVSL, encoded by the coding sequence ATGTCTGAATCGCAATCCGAACAAACTGCAGCACATTCCCGTTTGCGGCGTCGCGGCATTTATTTATTGCCCAATCTGTTTACAACAGCTGCCTTATTTTCTGGTTTTTATGCGATTATACAAGCCATGAATGGCAATTTTGAGCATTCCGCCATTGCTATTTTTGTTGCTATGGTTCTTGATGGTCTTGATGGCCGTGTTGCAAGAATGACGCACACCCAAAGCGAATTTGGCGCAGAATACGATAGCATGTCGGATATGGTTTCGTTCGGTGTGGCGCCCGCGCTCATTATGTATGAATGGGCACTTAAAGAAATGGGACAATGGGGCTGGATTGCTGCATTTATTTATTGTGCTTGTGCTGCGCTGAGACTGGCGCGCTTTAACGTCAATATTAATGTCATCGATAAGCGGTTTTTTCAAGGATTGCCGAGTCCTGCCGCTGCAGCGCTTATTGCAGGCCTGGTATGGCTGATGTTGAATTTTCAGATTGTAGGTACGGATATCAAATGGCTTGCATTGATTGTTACACTATTTGCTGGCTTGAGTATGGTCAGTAATATTCCATTTTATAGTGGTAAGGAAATCAATTTGAAAAGACGCGTGCCATTTGTAACTATTTTGTTATTAGTACTGTTCTTTTTTGTATTGATTCCGAGCCATCCGCCGGTGGTTTTATTTTGTATTTTTGCCGGTTATGCACTCTCGGGTTATATTATTAAGCTGTGGCGTTTTAATAAGAATAGAAAGAAAGTGAGCCTGTAA
- a CDS encoding lytic transglycosylase domain-containing protein: MYKLTIIVLFLVFPITTSANSQRYEQLIVSTQIFTQTEINDRAVTHQEYAKLATDNTWLATMSERLKRFKPNQQARESFLRTVYYEAARAGLDPQLVLSVIQVESGFRKYAISHAGARGYMQIMPFWTEAIGDEKHNLFHLRVNLRYGCMILRHYLNKENGDYFRALGRYNGSLGQPTYPQLVFNLWRKTWHYPNKIV; encoded by the coding sequence ATGTACAAATTAACCATTATCGTATTATTTCTAGTATTTCCAATCACAACATCTGCAAATAGCCAACGTTATGAACAGCTCATCGTCAGCACGCAGATTTTTACCCAAACTGAAATCAACGACAGGGCTGTAACCCACCAAGAGTACGCCAAACTGGCCACTGACAACACCTGGCTTGCGACAATGAGCGAACGATTAAAACGATTCAAACCGAATCAACAGGCACGTGAATCTTTTTTACGCACGGTTTACTACGAAGCCGCACGTGCAGGACTTGATCCACAGCTCGTACTCAGTGTAATTCAAGTAGAAAGCGGTTTCAGAAAATACGCCATCTCGCATGCGGGCGCACGCGGCTATATGCAGATTATGCCTTTCTGGACGGAAGCAATCGGCGATGAAAAACATAATCTTTTTCATCTACGCGTTAACCTGCGTTATGGCTGCATGATTCTAAGGCATTATCTCAATAAGGAAAATGGTGACTATTTCCGTGCCCTCGGCCGCTACAATGGCAGTCTTGGACAACCTACCTACCCACAACTTGTTTTCAATTTATGGCGAAAAACGTGGCACTACCCAAACAAAATCGTCTAG
- a CDS encoding phosphatidylserine decarboxylase, producing the protein MSNYPHPLIAKEGWPFIAAAFLTALLVNIYAGFTWAVFFWLIAVFVLQFFRDPPREIPSVPNAVLSPADGRIVAVEKVHDPYLKRDAVKVSVFMNVFNVHSNRSPVDGNVRDKWYFSGKFINADLPKASLENERNALWIKTDNGSDVTCVQVAGLIAKRILCNVLPGDHLTRGQRFGFIRFGSRVDVYLPLETKINVNIGDKVYATTTVLAELRK; encoded by the coding sequence ATGTCTAATTACCCGCATCCATTGATCGCGAAAGAAGGTTGGCCATTTATTGCGGCTGCTTTCTTAACGGCCTTGCTGGTTAACATCTATGCCGGTTTTACATGGGCAGTTTTTTTCTGGCTGATTGCAGTTTTTGTTTTGCAGTTTTTTCGTGATCCACCCCGTGAAATTCCATCCGTTCCGAATGCGGTTTTGTCACCGGCTGATGGGCGGATTGTTGCTGTTGAAAAAGTACATGATCCCTACTTAAAACGCGATGCCGTTAAAGTCAGTGTTTTTATGAATGTTTTCAATGTGCACTCCAATCGCAGTCCGGTTGATGGTAATGTCCGTGACAAATGGTATTTTTCAGGGAAATTTATTAACGCGGACTTGCCGAAAGCTTCGTTGGAGAATGAACGCAATGCACTATGGATAAAAACCGATAACGGTTCGGATGTTACCTGCGTACAGGTGGCCGGCCTTATTGCCAAACGGATTTTATGTAATGTGTTACCCGGAGATCATTTGACTCGAGGACAACGGTTCGGCTTTATACGTTTTGGTTCCCGTGTTGATGTGTATTTGCCACTGGAAACAAAAATTAATGTCAATATTGGCGATAAAGTTTATGCGACAACAACAGTTCTAGCTGAATTAAGAAAATAG
- a CDS encoding TlpA family protein disulfide reductase: MLMLTIEAKAFQFQDTDGRIHTLADYKGRWVIINFWATWCPPCLEEIPDLIALYEDRDDVMVIGVAMEFSDPSVVMAFVESMSITYPTILGNRRIASQLDDISMLPSTYFFDPEGKPAARKLGLVTRESIETFINTR, translated from the coding sequence ATGTTGATGCTAACAATAGAAGCAAAAGCTTTTCAGTTTCAGGATACGGATGGAAGAATCCATACACTGGCTGATTATAAAGGACGCTGGGTTATTATCAATTTCTGGGCAACCTGGTGTCCGCCCTGTTTGGAAGAGATTCCTGATTTGATTGCGCTGTACGAAGACCGTGACGATGTAATGGTGATTGGAGTCGCTATGGAGTTTTCCGATCCCAGCGTGGTTATGGCGTTTGTCGAGTCCATGTCGATTACTTACCCAACCATTCTTGGCAACAGGCGTATTGCTTCACAGCTCGATGATATTTCTATGCTGCCCAGTACCTATTTTTTTGACCCGGAAGGTAAACCGGCCGCAAGAAAGCTTGGACTTGTAACGCGCGAAAGTATTGAAACATTTATCAATACTCGGTAA
- a CDS encoding proline--tRNA ligase — MRVSQFFISTLKEAPAEAELISHKLMLRAGLIKRLGSGLYTWMPLGLRILRKIEKIVREEMDNSGAIELLMPAIHPAELWQETGRWDVFGPQMLKIKDRHDHNFCFGPTHEEVITDVIRREINSYRQLPLNFYQIQIKFRDEIRPRFGVMRAREFLMKDAYSFHIDAESLEETYQLMHQTYSRIFTRIGLNFRAVAADTGAIGGSGSHEFHVLADSGEDAIVFCPDSDYAANIELATSKLPVQPTEEPAAEIQKVLTPNQKTCADVACFLQIPIQKTVKTLAVTANNSVYLLLLRGDHQLNELKVRKIPFLTDFEMASEDIILKETGSVPGYIGPVGLKTEIIADQAVINMQNFACGANEEGFHFKHVNFGRDLKKPVHVYDIRNVLPGELSPDGKGELEICRGIEVGHIFKLHTKYSEIMKADFLNEQGQTQKMEMGCYGIGISRIVAAAIEQNNDDHGIIFPAAMAPFQLVIIPIGMHKSEQVKLEAEKLYNRFVDANIEVLLDDRNERPGVMFADMELIGIPHRIVIGERGLKQSSVEYKGRTDQNAQTISLDEINAFIIAKLCTN; from the coding sequence ATGCGCGTCTCACAATTTTTTATTTCAACACTCAAAGAAGCACCTGCTGAAGCGGAACTGATCAGTCACAAACTCATGTTACGCGCCGGATTGATTAAACGTTTAGGCAGCGGTTTGTATACATGGATGCCCCTCGGCTTAAGAATTTTACGCAAAATTGAAAAAATTGTCCGGGAGGAAATGGATAATAGCGGCGCCATAGAACTGCTCATGCCCGCCATCCACCCTGCTGAATTATGGCAAGAAACGGGAAGATGGGATGTTTTTGGTCCACAAATGCTCAAAATAAAGGATCGACATGACCACAATTTTTGTTTTGGTCCAACGCATGAAGAGGTTATCACCGATGTTATTCGCAGGGAAATCAACAGTTACCGCCAGCTACCTTTGAATTTTTATCAAATTCAAATCAAGTTCAGGGATGAAATCCGTCCACGTTTTGGGGTTATGCGCGCACGTGAATTTCTGATGAAAGATGCCTATTCTTTTCATATCGATGCTGAAAGTTTAGAAGAAACCTACCAACTGATGCACCAGACTTACAGCCGGATATTTACCCGTATAGGTTTAAATTTTCGCGCGGTTGCCGCCGATACCGGCGCAATCGGCGGCAGTGGTTCACATGAATTTCATGTTTTAGCTGATTCAGGTGAAGATGCCATCGTGTTCTGTCCGGATTCAGACTACGCAGCCAACATCGAGCTCGCTACATCTAAGTTACCCGTTCAACCAACTGAAGAACCCGCAGCCGAAATTCAGAAAGTCCTTACGCCAAATCAGAAAACCTGTGCGGATGTCGCCTGTTTTCTCCAAATTCCAATCCAAAAAACAGTTAAAACCCTTGCAGTTACTGCAAATAATTCAGTGTATTTATTATTGCTGCGTGGAGATCACCAGCTCAATGAGCTCAAAGTTCGAAAAATTCCTTTTCTGACCGATTTTGAAATGGCCAGCGAAGACATTATTCTCAAGGAAACGGGTTCCGTCCCCGGGTATATTGGCCCTGTTGGATTAAAAACGGAGATTATTGCAGATCAAGCAGTCATTAACATGCAGAATTTTGCTTGTGGCGCTAACGAAGAAGGTTTTCATTTCAAGCACGTTAATTTCGGCCGCGATCTAAAAAAACCGGTTCATGTCTATGATATCCGTAATGTACTTCCCGGAGAACTGTCACCTGACGGCAAAGGAGAACTGGAAATTTGCCGCGGCATTGAAGTAGGCCACATTTTCAAGTTGCACACCAAATACTCTGAAATTATGAAAGCTGATTTCCTTAATGAACAGGGGCAAACACAAAAGATGGAAATGGGCTGTTATGGCATCGGTATTTCACGCATTGTTGCCGCAGCCATAGAGCAAAATAACGATGATCACGGCATTATTTTTCCAGCAGCCATGGCGCCATTTCAACTGGTCATTATCCCCATCGGCATGCATAAAAGTGAGCAGGTGAAACTTGAAGCCGAGAAACTTTATAACAGGTTTGTAGATGCCAACATTGAAGTGCTGCTTGACGATCGTAATGAACGACCAGGTGTCATGTTTGCTGACATGGAGCTTATCGGTATACCGCATCGTATCGTAATTGGTGAACGCGGATTGAAACAGTCATCAGTAGAATATAAAGGACGAACCGATCAAAATGCGCAGACGATTTCCCTGGATGAAATTAACGCATTTATCATCGCAAAACTATGTACAAATTAA
- a CDS encoding 2-isopropylmalate synthase produces the protein MQEHLIIFDTTLRDGEQSPGASMTKEEKVRIAWQLERMGVDVIEAGFPAASNGDFEAVRAVAESVKESIVCGLARAIESDIRRTGEALKDTGPARIHTFIATSPIHMKNKLRMSPEQVIEQAVKAVKWASEYTDDIDFSPEDAGRSEIDFLCRILEKVIDAGATTLNIPDTVGYTMPEQFGSLIRTLRERIPNSDKVIFSVHCHNDLGLAVANSLSAVMNGARQVECTINGLGERAGNASLEEIVMAVRTRQDYFPCDTRIDTKHIVPASKLVSGITGFPVQPNKAIVGANAFAHESGIHQDGVLKHRETYEIMRAEDVGWGANKLLLGKHSGRNAFRSRLKELGIEFDSEEMLNNMFVRFKELADKKHEIFDEDLHALVSDEVLVLQERYRLQSLTIHCETGEIPYARIVISDEGNEMQAESEGSGPVDATFRAIEQLLTSGAQLQLFSVNNITSGTDAQGEVTVRLQKSNRIVNGHGADTDIVVASAKAYLSALNKLNNKLERAHPQV, from the coding sequence ATGCAAGAACATTTGATTATTTTTGATACGACGCTGCGTGACGGTGAGCAAAGTCCTGGGGCTTCCATGACGAAAGAGGAAAAGGTTCGTATTGCATGGCAGTTGGAACGTATGGGGGTAGATGTTATTGAAGCGGGTTTTCCTGCTGCATCTAATGGCGATTTTGAAGCCGTTAGAGCTGTTGCCGAATCGGTCAAGGAGAGTATTGTTTGCGGCCTTGCACGCGCAATTGAATCCGATATCAGGCGGACTGGTGAGGCGCTAAAAGATACAGGACCTGCACGTATACATACGTTTATTGCAACTTCACCCATTCATATGAAAAACAAGTTGCGCATGTCTCCTGAGCAGGTTATCGAACAAGCGGTTAAAGCAGTAAAATGGGCGAGTGAATATACCGATGATATTGATTTCTCACCGGAGGACGCGGGGCGCTCGGAAATCGATTTTTTGTGTAGAATTCTTGAAAAAGTGATCGATGCCGGAGCGACTACGCTGAATATTCCGGATACGGTTGGTTATACCATGCCAGAGCAGTTCGGCAGTTTAATCCGTACATTGCGTGAACGCATACCGAATTCTGATAAAGTGATTTTTTCCGTACATTGCCATAACGATCTGGGACTGGCTGTGGCCAATTCCTTGTCGGCGGTGATGAATGGGGCGCGTCAGGTTGAATGTACTATCAATGGGCTTGGGGAAAGGGCCGGTAATGCTTCGCTTGAAGAAATCGTAATGGCGGTGCGTACGCGCCAGGACTATTTTCCTTGTGACACGAGAATTGATACCAAACATATTGTGCCCGCCAGCAAACTGGTTTCTGGCATTACCGGTTTTCCAGTGCAGCCCAATAAAGCAATCGTGGGCGCCAATGCATTTGCGCATGAGTCAGGTATTCATCAGGATGGGGTGTTAAAGCATCGTGAAACCTATGAAATTATGCGTGCTGAAGATGTGGGCTGGGGTGCGAACAAATTATTGCTCGGCAAACATTCCGGCCGCAATGCATTTCGCAGTCGTTTAAAGGAACTGGGTATCGAATTTGACTCTGAAGAAATGCTCAATAATATGTTTGTTCGGTTTAAGGAACTGGCAGACAAAAAGCATGAAATTTTCGATGAAGATTTACATGCCTTGGTTTCAGACGAAGTGCTCGTGTTGCAGGAACGCTATCGATTGCAGTCGCTGACCATTCATTGTGAAACCGGTGAAATTCCCTACGCACGTATTGTGATATCCGATGAGGGAAATGAAATGCAGGCTGAATCCGAAGGCAGCGGTCCCGTTGATGCAACTTTTCGCGCTATCGAACAGCTGTTAACAAGCGGAGCGCAGCTACAGCTCTTTTCCGTAAACAATATTACCAGCGGAACCGATGCACAAGGAGAAGTAACCGTGCGTTTACAAAAATCCAACCGTATTGTCAATGGTCATGGCGCGGATACTGACATTGTCGTCGCTTCCGCAAAGGCTTATCTGAGTGCCTTGAATAAATTAAACAATAAACTTGAACGTGCACACCCTCAAGTCTAA
- the ilvC gene encoding ketol-acid reductoisomerase — protein sequence MKVYYDKDADLSLIKGKKVTIVGYGSQGHAHANNLSESGVQVTVGLRKDGASWGKAEKAGLNVKTVAESVTDADVIMVLLPDEQIASVYANEIEPGLKQNATLAFAHGFNIHYGQVSPRADLDVIMIAPKGPGHLVRSTYLQGGGVPSLIAVHRDKSGRARDVALSYAAANGGTKGGVIETSFREETETDLFGEQVVLCGGLTALIQTGFETLVEAGYAPEMAYFECLHEVKLIVDLIYEGGIANMRYSVSNNAEYGDISRGPRIITDETRAEMRKILRQIQTGEYAREFILENQSGAAMLKSSRRLASEHQIEQVGAQLRSMMPWIKKNQLVDQDKN from the coding sequence ATGAAAGTTTATTATGATAAAGATGCAGATTTATCCTTGATCAAAGGCAAGAAAGTTACCATTGTCGGATATGGTTCGCAAGGTCATGCGCATGCCAATAATTTGAGCGAGTCCGGTGTGCAGGTGACTGTGGGTCTGAGAAAGGACGGTGCATCTTGGGGGAAAGCCGAAAAAGCAGGATTAAACGTTAAAACGGTTGCTGAGTCGGTTACGGATGCAGATGTGATCATGGTATTGTTGCCCGATGAGCAGATTGCATCAGTCTATGCCAATGAAATCGAACCAGGACTGAAACAAAATGCAACGTTGGCTTTTGCACATGGTTTTAATATTCATTATGGTCAGGTGTCGCCGCGTGCGGATCTGGATGTCATCATGATTGCGCCCAAAGGTCCTGGGCATTTGGTTCGCTCGACTTATTTACAAGGCGGCGGTGTGCCATCGTTAATCGCAGTACATCGGGATAAATCAGGCAGGGCACGCGACGTAGCTTTATCGTATGCAGCTGCAAATGGTGGCACTAAAGGCGGTGTGATTGAAACCAGTTTTCGGGAAGAAACCGAAACGGATTTATTTGGCGAGCAGGTTGTTTTGTGCGGCGGGCTGACAGCGCTGATTCAAACCGGTTTTGAAACCCTGGTTGAAGCGGGATATGCGCCAGAGATGGCATATTTTGAGTGTCTGCACGAAGTTAAACTGATTGTGGATCTGATTTATGAAGGCGGTATCGCCAATATGCGATATTCGGTTTCGAACAACGCCGAGTATGGTGATATTTCCAGAGGGCCGCGAATTATTACTGATGAGACAAGAGCAGAAATGCGCAAAATACTGCGTCAGATACAGACCGGTGAATACGCCCGTGAATTTATTCTGGAAAACCAATCTGGTGCTGCGATGTTGAAATCAAGTCGCCGACTTGCTTCCGAACATCAGATCGAACAAGTCGGTGCTCAATTACGCAGTATGATGCCATGGATCAAGAAGAATCAATTGGTTGATCAAGACAAGAACTAA
- a CDS encoding cytochrome-c peroxidase, protein MMIRTLVVTLLSIGTLVTSINVSANNEPIQPINAVKPKNPDLVELGTMLFFDPRLSKSGWISCNSCHNLSMGGTDNIPTSIGHAWQQGPINAPTVLNASMNLAQFWDGRAKDLKEQAGGPIANPGEMASTHEIAVSVLNSIPQYRAKFEKAFGSDKVDIDRVTTAIAAFEETLVTPGSRFDKWLEGDKNALNKQELEGYKLFKSSGCTGCHNGPAIGGTLYQKFGVYHPYKTESKIEGRKAVTGKDTDLNVFKVPTLRNIEMTYPYFHDGAVWTLEEAVKIMGKIQLDRDFNKKEIDSIVAFLKTLTGEQPDIKLPILPPSNNDTPRPQPF, encoded by the coding sequence ATGATGATACGTACACTGGTGGTTACGTTGCTATCAATTGGCACGCTTGTCACCTCGATCAATGTGTCAGCTAATAATGAACCGATACAACCAATTAATGCTGTAAAACCAAAAAATCCTGATCTGGTTGAATTGGGCACGATGCTGTTTTTTGATCCGCGTCTTTCCAAATCTGGCTGGATTTCTTGTAATTCCTGCCATAATCTGAGTATGGGCGGTACAGATAATATTCCAACTTCGATCGGACATGCTTGGCAACAAGGCCCGATAAATGCGCCGACTGTTTTAAATGCAAGTATGAATCTGGCACAGTTTTGGGATGGCCGCGCTAAAGATTTAAAAGAACAGGCAGGTGGACCGATTGCGAATCCAGGAGAAATGGCTTCTACACATGAGATTGCTGTCAGTGTTTTAAATTCAATACCGCAATATAGAGCCAAATTTGAAAAGGCATTTGGTTCCGATAAGGTAGATATTGATCGGGTAACCACTGCGATTGCAGCGTTTGAAGAAACATTGGTAACCCCCGGGTCGCGTTTTGACAAATGGTTGGAAGGTGACAAAAATGCGCTGAATAAACAGGAGCTTGAAGGATACAAACTGTTTAAAAGCAGCGGTTGTACGGGTTGTCATAATGGACCTGCCATTGGCGGTACGCTTTATCAGAAATTCGGCGTTTATCATCCCTATAAAACAGAGAGTAAAATTGAAGGCCGTAAAGCGGTAACTGGAAAGGATACAGATTTGAATGTATTTAAGGTACCTACATTACGCAATATCGAGATGACATATCCATACTTCCATGATGGCGCAGTCTGGACGCTGGAAGAAGCTGTCAAAATAATGGGGAAAATACAGCTTGATCGCGATTTCAATAAAAAAGAAATTGATAGCATCGTGGCATTTTTAAAAACGCTGACTGGCGAGCAGCCGGATATTAAACTGCCGATTCTTCCGCCTTCAAATAACGACACGCCAAGGCCGCAGCCTTTTTAG